In Paracoccus methylovorus, a genomic segment contains:
- a CDS encoding N-formylglutamate amidohydrolase, giving the protein MSDLAPFFEIENAAGDGNTVIVCEHASNDFASTTGGLGLNRDQWQAHIAWDPGALGVAKGLSRALDAPLIRATASRLVYDLNRPPHSQGAMPARSETHDIPGNRALSAHQRLSRTEAHYIPFHSALFALLSRRLASGKPTALITVHSFTPVYFGALREVEFGIIHDVDDRLAQGIAARDTGLITRLNEPYSAADGVAHTLALHATPLGLAHAMLEIRNDLIATPEAQQAMAERLAPVIRGAVEEVL; this is encoded by the coding sequence ATGTCTGATCTTGCGCCATTTTTCGAAATCGAAAACGCGGCGGGCGATGGAAACACCGTCATCGTGTGCGAACACGCTTCGAATGATTTTGCATCAACGACCGGGGGTCTGGGCCTGAACAGGGACCAGTGGCAGGCACATATCGCGTGGGACCCCGGTGCGCTGGGCGTGGCAAAAGGGTTGTCGCGCGCATTGGATGCGCCACTGATCCGCGCCACGGCCTCGCGGCTGGTCTACGACCTGAACCGACCGCCTCATTCGCAAGGCGCGATGCCCGCGCGCAGCGAGACGCATGACATCCCCGGCAACCGCGCCTTGTCGGCCCACCAGCGCCTGAGCCGGACCGAGGCGCATTACATTCCCTTTCATTCGGCGCTGTTTGCCCTGCTGTCGCGCCGGCTGGCCAGCGGCAAACCAACCGCGCTGATTACCGTCCATAGCTTTACGCCCGTTTATTTCGGTGCCCTGCGTGAGGTTGAATTCGGCATTATCCACGACGTCGACGACCGGTTGGCGCAGGGGATCGCGGCACGCGACACCGGCCTTATAACCCGGCTGAACGAACCCTACAGCGCCGCCGATGGCGTTGCCCATACGTTGGCGCTGCATGCGACGCCCCTGGGGCTGGCGCATGCGATGCTGGAAATCCGCAATGATCTGATCGCGACGCCTGAAGCGCAGCAGGCCATGGCCGAACGCCTTGCACCGGTGATCCGCGGCGCAGTCGAGGAGGTTCTTTGA
- a CDS encoding MurR/RpiR family transcriptional regulator has translation MGTIEDRLTQRFEALTPAERLLAGHLTRNFPVAGLASMTHLAKEAGVSTPTVLRLVQKLGFRGYPEFQAQLRNEVEARLESPLSKHARWTDGVPQTHILNRFADAVLTNLTKTLSRIDHADFDACAAILADTNRRILVTGGRITHALADYLAMQLGIVRTGVSALPSNSSAWPSALLEMRPGDVLIVFDIRRYESTTLQLAEMAVEQGAEVVLMTDPWISPISAHARFRFAAQIEVPSAWDSTTALLVLVETLLAAVQELNWPQAQDRMTRLESLYERASLFRRGRS, from the coding sequence ATGGGCACAATCGAGGATCGCCTGACGCAGCGCTTCGAGGCGCTGACCCCGGCCGAACGCCTGCTGGCGGGTCATCTGACACGGAATTTTCCTGTCGCGGGGCTTGCCTCGATGACGCATTTGGCAAAAGAGGCGGGGGTTTCGACGCCGACGGTCCTGCGTCTGGTGCAAAAGCTGGGCTTTCGCGGTTATCCCGAATTTCAGGCGCAACTGCGCAACGAGGTCGAAGCGCGGCTGGAATCCCCCCTGTCCAAACATGCCCGCTGGACCGATGGCGTGCCGCAGACCCATATCCTGAACCGGTTTGCCGATGCGGTCCTCACCAACCTGACCAAGACGCTCAGCCGCATCGACCATGCGGATTTCGACGCTTGCGCCGCGATCCTCGCCGATACGAACCGTCGGATTCTGGTCACGGGCGGGCGGATCACCCATGCGCTTGCCGATTATCTGGCGATGCAGCTTGGGATTGTGCGGACGGGTGTTTCGGCGCTGCCCAGCAATTCCAGCGCCTGGCCGTCGGCTTTGCTGGAAATGCGGCCGGGTGATGTGCTGATCGTGTTCGATATCCGCCGCTATGAAAGCACCACCCTGCAACTGGCTGAAATGGCGGTCGAGCAAGGGGCCGAAGTCGTCCTGATGACCGACCCTTGGATCAGCCCGATCTCGGCCCATGCGCGCTTCCGGTTCGCGGCGCAGATCGAGGTGCCCTCGGCATGGGACAGCACGACGGCGTTGCTTGTGCTGGTCGAGACGCTGCTTGCCGCGGTGCAAGAGCTGAACTGGCCGCAGGCTCAGGATCGCATGACGCGACTGGAATCACTTTACGAACGCGCCAGCCTGTTTCGACGCGGCCGCAGCTAA